In Labilibaculum sp. DW002, the genomic window CTATTAAAAGATGTAATAATTGAATTCTTACGTGTTGGATCTTCAGTATGACGATTCCATTGACCAATACATGGTCCACAAGCATTTGACATGATGACACCACCAATATTTTCAAACTCACTAAGAATACCATCGCGCTCAGTTGTATAACGAACCATTTCAGATCCTGGTGTTACAATAAATTCAGCTTTTACCTTCAGGTTCTTATCTCTTGCCTGTTTAGCTAATGATGCTGCTCTCGACAAATCTTCGTAAGATGAATTTGTACAAGAGCCAATTAAACCAACCTCTAGTTCTTGTGGGTAATCATTCGTCTTTACCGCTTTGGCAAATTCAGAAAGCGGATGAGCTAAATCTGGTGTAAATGGTCCATTAATAAACGGCTCCAATTCAGACAGATTGATTTCAATCAGTTCGTCGTAATATTTCTCCGGGTTTAAAGCAATCTCTTCGTCTGCTCGCAAATGTGGCATAATATCGTCAGCCAAGTCTGCTATTTGCTCACGCCCCGTATGACGCAGGTAAGTACTCATATTCTTGTCGTAAGCAAAAATGGAAGTTGTTGCTCCAATTTCAGCCCCCATATTACAAATGGTAGCTTTACCTGTACATGATAAGGCATCAGCTCCTTCACCAAAATATTCTACAATAGCACCTGTTCCACCTTTTACAGTTAAAATACCAGCAACTTTCAAAATCACATCCTTAGACGATGCCCAACCACTTAGTTTGCCGGTTAATTTTACACCAATTAGTTTTGGCATTTTTAGCTCCCAAGCCATTCCTGCCATCACATCAACAGCATCGGCACCACCAACACCAATGGCTACCATACCTAATCCACCAGCATTTACCGTGTGCGAATCTGTTCCAATCATCATCCCACCAGGGAATGCGTAATTTTCTAAAACAACTTGATGAATAATTCCAGCACCCGGCTTCCAAAAACCAATTCCATATTTATCAGATACCGATTGCAAAAAATTGTAAACTTCATTGTTTTGTAATAAAGCTTCTTTTAAATCTTCATCCGCTCCTACCGATGCTTGAATCAAATGGTCGCAATGTACAGTTGAAGGAACAGCAACCTTTGATTTACCAGCATTCATAAACTGAAGCAAAGCCATTTGTGCGGTAGCATCCTGCATAGCAACACGATCCGGAGCAAAATTAACGTAATCTTCAGCTCTCTTAAATTTATCTCCCTTTTCCTCTGCGGATAAATGAGAGTATAAAATTTTCTCGCTTAATGTTAATGGTTTGCCAAGAGTCTTTCTTGCTTTATTTACCTTTTCAGGCATTTGTTCGTAAACAGATTTTATCAAATTAAAATCAAATAGCATAGTTTAATGAATTTTTGATTTATATATATTTCCAATGGTTAATAGTTCTAAATTTAATTTAAGCACAAAAGAAAGAAATGTTTTAAGAGTTAGCGATCTTTTAATGCGTTTTATGTAAGCGACAAGTTGCAAGCTTACTGACTGTACTACAACATCTTAGAATAATTGAAGCTCTATAAGTAGCTGTTAAGTACGATTAAATTTAAATATCTAAATATAACAAAAACTTGCTATATTAAAAAGCCGAAACTAAAAATCTTTATAAGCTTTCAGACTCAACCAAAAAGAGCAGATTCTACCCTACAACTATAAATTTCCCCCTTAAAAAAATAGACTTATCAGATACCTGAAAATTGGAAGGTATTAACTTCCCTTATTTCCAAATTCAACAACTTGAAGATCTTTAATCTCTTTTGCATCAATCGTAAATTTTATTATGGTTTGAACTTTATGAAAACCATTAATTCCTGATGCTCCAGGATTGATATGTAAAAGATTTAATTCTTTATCGAAAATCACCTTTAATATATGCGAATGACCTGAAATAAATAATTGCGGAGGATTGTCAAAAATTTCCGGTTTTACATTACGGTCATAATTTTTTGGATAACCTCCGATGTGTGTGATCCAAACATCAACCTCTTCGCAACGGAAACGCTGATGCTTTGGGTAATCAATGCGAACCTTATGGTCGTCTATATTTCCATAAACAGCTCTTAGAGGAGCTATTTCGGATAATTTATCAGCGATTTCAATTCCTCCAATATCTCCAGCATGCCATATTTCATCGCATTCTTTTAAATGCTTTACCACTACTGGATCGAGCCATGCATGAGTATCAGAAAGTAATCCTATTCGCTTCATATAATTATCCTATTCGCAATTTTGTTTCGTAAATCTACTAAAAGAAATTCAAAGAATTAAGCAAACGTTAGCACTGTACCTGCCGTGAATTTGGTTGCAGAACTCTAATGTGATACAATTGAACTTTAAAAACAGAGCCTTATTTAATCCTTATAATAGGAAGCAAAATCAGTAAAAATGATTACTTTTGCATGCTTTTATTTTAAAGAAAATACGATCGATGGGATTTAAAGACGAAATAAATAGAAGACGTACCTTTGGTATCATCTCTCATCCCGATGCAGGTAAAACCACACTAACCGAAAAACTTTTGTTATTTGGTGGAGCTATTCACGTGGCTGGTGCTGTTAAATCGAACAAGATTAAGAAAACTGCAACTTCCGATTTTATGGAAATTGAGCGTCAGAGAGGTATTTCTGTTGCAACTTCGGTAATGGGATTCGAGTACAAAGGACATAAAATTAACATTCTTGATACACCTGGTCACCAGGATTTCGCTGAGGATACATTTCGTACTTTAACAGCTTGTGATTCGGTTATTATTGTGATTGATGTGGCAAAAGGAGTTGAGGCACAAACCAGAAAATTGATGAAGGTTTGTCGTATGAGAAAAACGCCTGTAATTGTATTCATTAATAAAATGGACCGATCGGGTAAGGATGCTTTTGATCTGCTTGATGAAATTGAGGAAGAATTACAATTAAATGTCAATCCTTTGAGTTGGCCTATAAATATGGGGCCTGATTTCAAAGGGGTTTACAATATCTACCATAAAAACTTGAGTCTCTTTACACCTGCAACTCAAACCGTTCAGGAAACCATTGAATTCGACGATGTTTCTAGTCCTGAGCTGGAAAATCATATTGGTGATGATGCTGAAGTGCTTCGTGAAGAGTTAGATTTAGTATCGGGAGTTTACCCTGAATTTAGCGTTGAAGATTATCTAAATGCTGAAATTGCGCCTGTATTCTTTGGTTCTGCACTGAATAACTTTGGTGTTCAGGAATTGCTTGATGTTTTTATTAAGATTGCTCCTTCTCCACTGCCATGTCAGACGGTTGAAAGAGTTATTGCACCAACAGAAGAGAAGTTTTCTGGTTTCGTCTTTAAGATTCATGCCAATATGGACCCTAAGCATCGCGATAGAATTGCTTTCGTGAAAATTGTATCGGGTACTTTTAAGAGAAATACACCTTACCTGCACGTACGCAATGGTAAAAAAGTGAAGTTCTCAAGTCCAACAGCTTTTATGGCTGAAAAGAAATCGATTGTAGAAGAGGCGTTCCCTGGAGACATTATCGGTTTGCACGATACAGGTAACTTTAAGATTGGTGATACTTTAACTGAAGGTGAAAAAATCAATTTCAAGGGGATTCCATCATTCTCTCCTGAGTTGTTTAAATATATCGAGAATGCTGATCCAATGAAATCGAAACAGCTTGCTAAAGGTATTGACCAATTGATGGACGAAGGTGTGGCACAACTCTTCACCTCACAGTTCAATGGTCGTAAAGTAATTGGTACCGTTGGAGCACTTCAATTTGAGGTTATCGAGTACCGTTTGCTACACGAGTATAGCGCATCCTGTCGTTGGGAACACATCAATCTTCACAAGGCTTGTTGGATTAAGTCTAACGACGATGAGGAATTGAAAGAGTTTAAAAAAGCTAAATACCAATATATTGCCAAAGACAAGCAAGGTAGAGATGTTTTCTTAGCTGATTCGGGTTATATGTTGCAAATGGCACAAGCAAATTATAAGAACTTGGAATTCCATTTCACTTCGGAATTTGAAGAATAGAATAACAATTTAAGAACCCTTATTATGGCTTTAGTAGAAGGATTATCCATAACACAAACTATGACTGTAACCAAAAAGGATACAGCAATATATCACGGATCTGGGAAGTTAGAAGTATATGCTACGCCAGCAATGGTTGCCTTTATGGAAAACACAGCAGTTGCTTGTATCGATAAAGACATGGCAAAAGGTACAGATAGCGTAGGAATTCAGATTGACACCAAGCACAACAAAGCTACGAAACTAGGAGCTACCGTTACATGTACTGCCAAATTGGTAAAAGTAGATGGTAAAAAATTAAGTTTCGAAATTGAAGCTTCTGACGAAGGTGGTAACATTGGAAATGCCGTTCATGTTCGATACATTATCGATCCAGTTAAATTTATGAGTAGATTGTAAAATCTATCTTCAAAATACTAAAAAGCCTGCAATTCATTTGAATTTGCAGGCTTTCTTTTTTATCATGTTGTATTAATCCATTAATCGTTTTTCACCATCCAATTTACGAATATCTGTTGCATCTTGGCTCACTTCAATACAGCCTTTATATACATTCTTCTCATCGCGCAAAGCGAAATACTGGATTAGAATGAATCGACCTTTCATTTGGATCCAAAATGATTCACTGTCCTTTTCTTCACTCTTAAATGCCTTAACCAAATCATCAACCACATGAACACTCTCTGGCGGATGACAATTCTGCACGGTTCTTCCAATTATTGCTTTTGAGCGTGGAAAAAAACGTTCTTTTGGATTTGAGAAGAAACAGACTCTATCATTTTCATCAATCATTGTAATGTCAACAGGCAAATGATTCAGCAACATCATCGCTTGTTTCAATGTCATTAAACCAGTTTCAAAATTAAGCAAGTTATCGCCCAATTGCTCCATATCTAATTCTTCTCCAATCATCTTTTCTGTCTTCTTTACTGATTTCTTTTCTGCTTTAACCAACTTTGGAGCTTCTATAAAACTGAAGCCTATTTCCGAACTCTGATCGTTCATTTCATCCCATAAATCCTCTGAAACAGCATTCAATGCAATCGGAAAAAGCAAATACTCCTCTCGAGAAATAATCGCATACATGAAAAAGAACAAATCGCCTAACAAACGATTAATCAGCTTCAAATCGATTAACTCAGATTGCAATTCTGCCACCAATTGTTTTTGAACCTTACGAATATCATCATGAATTGACCACATCACACCTAAACATTTGTATTCGGGATATTGATTTTCGAAGTAAGGAAAAAAGATGTTCTCTTTGCGCTGATAGTGCTTATTCATCTCGTCTAACTCACTAATTTTTTGTTTCAAAAGAGATAATTCGCTAGCCAATTCTTGAGGATCCTCGATACGATTGATGTTCTTCACTAGAGGTTTTATTGCCTTTAATCTAGTATCTAAGGCTGCATTCTCTAGCATCATTATTCCCAGAAAATGATTTTCTTGTACATCAGCTTTGGGATGATTGTGAATTGCTTTGTGAAAAACATTAAGTGCTTTATTGATGCCAACTTTCAAATCTTCCATTGGAACGTTCGCCTCTACCAAACGGTGCACAACCAAAATGATATCATTAGGAGTTAAGTGATCAATTGCCAGTTGATGTTTCTCAATTAATTCAGTTCCCTTCTCTCCCTTAATTAGTTGGTAACAAAACTCAAATAAAGAATCGACTCGAGCTTGATTATTATTTATGAATTCGGACATATACTTCTTATTAAATCATTTCTATTTTGAGAAAATTACAATAAAAAGCGCATGATACCAAGCTTACAATAGACCACTTCAGTATGCATTCCTCGCGGCAACCTCAGCTTTCTAGTATATATCAGAAAAAAAAAGAGACTAGCTGATCTTCAACATCAGGTAATCTCTCTTCGTAAATATATAAAGTGCACACAAACGGCACCCTTTCAGTTCAAATCAATAATCATCTTATTTCATTAACTGCTTAAAAAAGGCAGGTATATTTGTTTCAAAGGTCATCTCCTTTTTGGTGTGCGGATGCTGTATTGTTAAGCTTGCCGCATGCAAAGCCAAACGCTTCACTCCCATTCCTTTTATGCCGTACATTTTATCGCCGGCAACAGGATTGCCATTTTCAGCAAAATGAACACGAATTTGGTTTTTACGACCTGTAAACAGTTTTATTTCAAGCAAACTAAAGTATTTTGATTCCCTAATTACTTTATATCCTGTTTTAGCATACTTTCCCTTGTTCGGATTAGTAACGGAAAAAACTCTGTGGATGCTATTCTCTGTTAGGTAAGATTCGATGATTCCTTCCTTTTCAGCCAATTTTCCTTCTACCGCAGCAACATATTTCTTACTGAAATTTTGCCATTCGGTCTGTAGGAATACTTTTGCCTTCTCTGTTTTAGCAAAAACCAATACACCAGAAGTATCCTTATCAAGACGATGTACTATAAATATCCGATTTCGTGCTCTTGGATTTCCTTTTTTTACGTAATGCGTTAAATGCTGATAAGCTGTTTTTTGACGCTCCTTATCACTTCCCATGGTCAACAAGCCACTTACCTTATCAACAACGATAATATCTTGGTCTTCGTGAAGAATAGTACAACCTCTTGGTTGAAATCTTGAATTGACTTTTTTAGCTTTTGCTTTATTCTCTTCCATTATTTTCGTCTGCAATACGGATTAAGGCTCTGTTTTTTTGGTCGTGCAAAGATTGCTCTTTCATTTTGTTTTATAACCAAAGTAGATAAGAAATATTACAATAAAATATAGACTTGAACTCTTGATAGAATACATGCAATCTGAATAAGGATAAAAGTTACTTACTCTTTGTCTAAAGGAAAACTAAATTTGAAACTACTTCCTTTCCCAATTTCACTTTCAGCCCAAATTCTTCCATTGTGTTTCTCGATAAATTCCTTGCATAACATCAATCCCAAACCAGTACCTTTTTCGTTGGCAGTTCCTAAGGTAGTCTCATTTTCACTAATCTGAAATAATTTAGCTAAACGATCGAATGGAATTCCTACTCCATTATCAATTACACTAATTAATACTTCATCCTCTAATTGTTTAGCGGCAATAACAATTTCACCATGAGGCATTGTAAATTTAATAGCGTTCGAAATTAAGTTTCTCAACACCGTATTGATCATTTCTTTTTGCGCACACATAGTAAATCCAGAAGATACCTGAGTCGTAACTTCAATCGACTTAACCTGCGCATTGTTTGAAAACAAAAGGACTATTTCATCAATCTGCTTCTTTAAATCATAACGTTCAGGATTAAAATCTATTCGTCCTATTTGCGATTGCGACCATTCCAATAGGTTCGATAACAAATCCTTTGCTCTATTCGATGAATTATGAATAATTTCTGCATATTCTTCAATCCTTTTATAATCCTTCAACTTCATTTGCTCATTCAACAAATCACTAAATCCTATAATACTATTAAATGGGTTCATCAAATCATGTGCGATGATAGAAAACAATTTATCTTTAGTTGCATTCAACTCACCAAGAGCGATTTCTCGTTCCTTTAATGCTACCTGCGATTTAATTTTAAAATACTGAGTTTTGGCAAGTCTGTAGAAAATAAACAACCAACTAATGGACAAAAAAGCTAAAATAAACAAAGCTTGTTTCCAGCGAAGATTACTTTTTTCATTTAAAATATGGAATGGAATAAACGAAACAATTTTCCAATGATAATCATCGTTTATATGTTGCTGCTCATTTCTAGAAGGAGTTAATTTTTTGGGAATAGGGTAAATCGTTTTAAAAGTAAACATGCCCTTTTTCGTCTCAAATTGTGATTGTCCAGTAGCTACAATACTATCCCAAACCGCTCCATATTCATTTTCGAAAGTTAAGTCTTGCTTATCTTCATACATAAATCCCCAATCACTCTCAGCCCTTTGTCCTTTAAACCAGTAGCCCTCTGAGTTTAGGAACATCAATTGATCTTTAATTAAGGGATTCCTTTGATTAACAAATTCATTGATAATATTTTGTCCATAATAATTCAAAACAACAACCCCTCGTTTCACATTTTGACTATCAAAAACTGGTGTGGCAAAACGTATCATTGGTTTCAAGGGTATCTCAATTTCACCATTTTCAACATTTAAATCCAAAGGAGAAATAAAAACTTCATTACGATCTAACTTAAACGAATCATAAAAATAATATCGATCTTTTTTATTTTGCAATTTCGATTTGGGAACAATTGATGGCCTTGCAGAACTATAGTTAATACGAATAATTTCCATTCCCTTCTCATCAATCAATCGCACCTGATCAAAAACTTCATGATGAATCGAAAGATTAAGAAATTCAGCTTTTAAATCCTCGATATTTCCCTCTTTATCGCTCCAAAACTTCTTTAGATTACCACTTTCGGCCAACATCATCAAATCAGAAGTAACAGATTTAACGTCATCTTGAATATTTTCAAGTTTTGTTGCTAAAACTGTTTCTGCAACTTCTCGATATGCTTTCTTCTCTACTTCCTCATATTTGTTTAAAGTAATTATCAAGACTGAGAGCAAAACAACGAATCCAAATATGAAAATAAACAATAAGTTACGCACAAAACTACGTATGCTTTTATTTTCTTCATTCATAAAGCTGTACCAAATGTTTTTCATATTTCTACCAAATGTTTCTCAGTATAATCGAAAGAATTACGAATGAAATTGTAATAATTAAGGTGAGCGCACCTCTCTACTTCATTCCAATTAAAGATAGCAAATAAGACGATAGAACCAACAAAATGCCGCGTAACGAAAGGCCTGTTAAGCATAACACATCAGTATTTAACCCGATACTCCTCTCTTATACTTTTTTTTAAATTCCCTTTTTGTATTGTCCATTTACAGATGGATGAATTGCTTTCTTAACGTCCTTTTCAGAATCTGCACTTCCATTTAGCAATCCTTCAAAAAACGAAATAACCTCCCGTTTGCCAAAATTTAACTTCGTTTCTGTTTTCACATCTCGTAAATCAATCATACAAGAAGAAAAAACATTGGGCAAATCGTTAAGAATAGCTGTATTGAGATAATTATTGGTATTGTATAGGCTATGATAGTTTCCTTTCGATTTTTCAATCAAAAAAGAATCCTTTTTTAAATTTGTGATGGATGAATGCTTCTCGCAGGATTGAATACAAGTATTATCCACCATATTTTTCACACAACCAGTAACCTGATGAAACAAACATTGTCTGCTAGTCATCAGTACAATTGGATGATACAAACTATAATGAAGTTGAAAATCTTCTGGCCTTTTAATATTTTGAATTTGTTGCTTATTCAGCTCATTGGAAATAAAAGCTCCAGAACAATTAAAATCTTCTTTAAGAGAAAGTAAGCTGTACGAATTTGCCATATTTAAATGCGGACCAGCAATCCAATCGATACCTAACTGATACGCTTCGTAAGCAATACCTGTGTTGTTTGTGACAATTAATTTTGGCTTTACACAATGCAAAAAATCCACAGCTACATCGTAATCTTCTCCTATAATCACAGAAGGAAAATAAGGAATTATTTTTTCATTTTGGGTGAACAAATCTACATAAGCATCAAGTTTCCCCTTAAAACTATTAGGCAACTGAAAGTAAATCTGAGCATTCGTTTCATCAACAAAAGAAACCTCTTCTTCAGAGGATATCAAAACAGAAAGATTCGGTTTTTCATTCTCTTTAGTCAATTTCTTTATCGCAGGTAACTTAATTGGTTCAAGTGTTTCTCTGGAATCGTTTAGAATGAACAGAATTCGTTTCTTAAGTGCCGTCAGTTCTTTAAAAGAAATGTAAACATCACCCTTTATTTCTTCCAAATTCAAATCCTCAATAAAATATTCCGTATCGTTAAATGCTTTGAATCGCTTTAATACCATCTCCTTGGTAAGCGCCTCGGTACCTTTGTCAAGCAAATTGCACTTTGAAAAAACTTCAAACTCAGAATCTGGTGTTTTCACTACAACCTTCAGTGGTGCAGCTGGTTCTCCCGATAAATTTATTTGCAAAGAAGCTTTTATTGCACTTACACTATTTATTTTATCCTCTACAGAGCTTTTGATCTCTTCTTTTTCTTTGTATAATTTTAATTGTCCTTTCTCCAAATCATCTGCTGAAGCATAAGAATTGACTTCAGACAAATGCTTTATGGAATGATCACGAGGATTATCAATAAACATATCCTTACTGATATCGCCTTTGAGTAAAGTATTCGAAAAATTACGATTAAACACTTTATACAAAATACTATTCTCCTCTCCAACTTTATCTGTTCTATAAAAAGTATCAAGTTGTTTTCTCCAAGTATCAACAACGGTATAAACGTAATCGGAACCCTTTATTCGCCCTTCAATTTTTAAGGAATCAGCTCCAGCATCGTACAATTCCCTTAGATCATAGATTGCAGAGTTATCTTTCAAATTAAGCGGATATTCCTTTCCTGCAGTTGTTGTAAGGTACCGATCTCTGCAAGGTTGGCTGCACCTGCCTCGATTACCAGAATTTCCTCCATGCACCGAACTCATATAACAAATTCCTGAAAAGGAAATACAATTGGAACCATGCACAAATACCTCTGTTAACATCTTTTGTTGATGCGCCGCGCTGCTTAAAGCTTTAATCTCCTTTAGGTTTAATTCTCTTGATAAGTTTACGCGTGTAGCCGAAAGTTTGCTCAGAAATTTAATTTGCCCTTCGTTATGCGTTGTCATCTGTGTTGATGCATGAATATTTAGGCTAGGGAAATGCTTCCTTAAAACATACAACAGTCCAATATCCTGAACAATTACACCATCGATGCTTGTATTCTGCAACTTATTCAGCAAGCTAACCAGGGCAGAAAATTCACTTTCGAGAATGATAATATTTAGGGTAAGAAAAATTTCACAATTGTGCTTGTGAGCCAGATGAAGAACTCCTTGCAAATCATCAAAATCGATGTTTACAGCTCGGTTTCTTGCGTTAAATTTATCTAAGCCACAATAAATTGCATTTGCTCCTGCTAGTATTGCTGCTTTTATGGAATCAACATTTCCACCCGGTGCTAGTAGTTCAATCTTTCTTTTCGTCACAGTCTCTATCTCTTTCTTGAACTCCAAAAGTAAGGATTTTAAACAAGCTATTACGATTATATCCTAAGCTTAGATTTCCTCTCTTACTAATTTTTAAAAATACGAATTCAAATATTTTGGTTCGGTATTTGTTTAGCACAAGTTAGATGCATTACAGAATAGCTCTAAAAAGGAAAGTTTATGTGCAAAAACAGAACTTTGTGGACTTAGTAGCGTAATCTCAAATTAAAAATTAAATTTGCACAAAACCAAGATCCAATATTCTATGAACAAACTTACTCACTACGCACTTATTGCCGTACTTATAATTGTTGCTAGCTGCAGCACAGGTAATAAAGCGCTACAAAATGGAGACTACTATTCGGCTGTTCTTAAATCGGTAGAACGTTTACGTTCCAATCCTGACAAAGAAAAGGCTCAATTAACTTTAAAGGAAAGTTATCCTTTAGCAGTAAATTGGTACGAACAAGAAATTAATTACCTATTAGCTTCTAATGATCCGTTTAAACATTCGAAAACAGTTGGGCACTACCAAAGCTTAAACAGAATGGCTAATGAAATTAGGAGATGTCCAGGCGCATTGCGTATCATTTCGTATCCTAAACAATTTCAGCACGAAGAAAATATGGCCAAGCAAAATGCAGCTCCCGAATGCTATGCTGCTGGTATGTTAGAGCTAGAAAAAAACACTCGTACAGATGCTGTAAAAGCTTTTCATCATTTTGAAAAAGCCAATAGCTATGTTTTAAACTACAAAGATGTTGATGAAAAAATGAAGGAAGC contains:
- a CDS encoding aconitate hydratase → MLFDFNLIKSVYEQMPEKVNKARKTLGKPLTLSEKILYSHLSAEEKGDKFKRAEDYVNFAPDRVAMQDATAQMALLQFMNAGKSKVAVPSTVHCDHLIQASVGADEDLKEALLQNNEVYNFLQSVSDKYGIGFWKPGAGIIHQVVLENYAFPGGMMIGTDSHTVNAGGLGMVAIGVGGADAVDVMAGMAWELKMPKLIGVKLTGKLSGWASSKDVILKVAGILTVKGGTGAIVEYFGEGADALSCTGKATICNMGAEIGATTSIFAYDKNMSTYLRHTGREQIADLADDIMPHLRADEEIALNPEKYYDELIEINLSELEPFINGPFTPDLAHPLSEFAKAVKTNDYPQELEVGLIGSCTNSSYEDLSRAASLAKQARDKNLKVKAEFIVTPGSEMVRYTTERDGILSEFENIGGVIMSNACGPCIGQWNRHTEDPTRKNSIITSFNRNFAKRNDGNPNTHGFVASPELVTAMAIAGDLTFNPMTDTLINEDGVEVKLDEPKGYELPPHGFDVVDAGYLAPQADGSGVKVEVSKMSDRLQLLAPFKEWDGEDYLGLNLLIKAKGKCTTDHISMAGPWLRFRGHLDNISNNMLIGAINYFNDESNLIFNPISEKYEEVPATARAIKAKGQASFVVGDENYGEGSSREHAAMEPRHLGIKVVLVRSFARIHETNLKKQGVLGLTFADKADYDKIQEKDKVDVNGLTNFTPGVPLELVVTHEDGSKDSIVANHSYNKVQIDWFKAGSALNLIRKQNAK
- a CDS encoding metallophosphoesterase family protein gives rise to the protein MKRIGLLSDTHAWLDPVVVKHLKECDEIWHAGDIGGIEIADKLSEIAPLRAVYGNIDDHKVRIDYPKHQRFRCEEVDVWITHIGGYPKNYDRNVKPEIFDNPPQLFISGHSHILKVIFDKELNLLHINPGASGINGFHKVQTIIKFTIDAKEIKDLQVVEFGNKGS
- a CDS encoding peptide chain release factor 3, translating into MGFKDEINRRRTFGIISHPDAGKTTLTEKLLLFGGAIHVAGAVKSNKIKKTATSDFMEIERQRGISVATSVMGFEYKGHKINILDTPGHQDFAEDTFRTLTACDSVIIVIDVAKGVEAQTRKLMKVCRMRKTPVIVFINKMDRSGKDAFDLLDEIEEELQLNVNPLSWPINMGPDFKGVYNIYHKNLSLFTPATQTVQETIEFDDVSSPELENHIGDDAEVLREELDLVSGVYPEFSVEDYLNAEIAPVFFGSALNNFGVQELLDVFIKIAPSPLPCQTVERVIAPTEEKFSGFVFKIHANMDPKHRDRIAFVKIVSGTFKRNTPYLHVRNGKKVKFSSPTAFMAEKKSIVEEAFPGDIIGLHDTGNFKIGDTLTEGEKINFKGIPSFSPELFKYIENADPMKSKQLAKGIDQLMDEGVAQLFTSQFNGRKVIGTVGALQFEVIEYRLLHEYSASCRWEHINLHKACWIKSNDDEELKEFKKAKYQYIAKDKQGRDVFLADSGYMLQMAQANYKNLEFHFTSEFEE
- a CDS encoding thioesterase family protein: MALVEGLSITQTMTVTKKDTAIYHGSGKLEVYATPAMVAFMENTAVACIDKDMAKGTDSVGIQIDTKHNKATKLGATVTCTAKLVKVDGKKLSFEIEASDEGGNIGNAVHVRYIIDPVKFMSRL
- a CDS encoding DUF438 domain-containing protein, which produces MSEFINNNQARVDSLFEFCYQLIKGEKGTELIEKHQLAIDHLTPNDIILVVHRLVEANVPMEDLKVGINKALNVFHKAIHNHPKADVQENHFLGIMMLENAALDTRLKAIKPLVKNINRIEDPQELASELSLLKQKISELDEMNKHYQRKENIFFPYFENQYPEYKCLGVMWSIHDDIRKVQKQLVAELQSELIDLKLINRLLGDLFFFMYAIISREEYLLFPIALNAVSEDLWDEMNDQSSEIGFSFIEAPKLVKAEKKSVKKTEKMIGEELDMEQLGDNLLNFETGLMTLKQAMMLLNHLPVDITMIDENDRVCFFSNPKERFFPRSKAIIGRTVQNCHPPESVHVVDDLVKAFKSEEKDSESFWIQMKGRFILIQYFALRDEKNVYKGCIEVSQDATDIRKLDGEKRLMD
- a CDS encoding RluA family pseudouridine synthase, translating into MEENKAKAKKVNSRFQPRGCTILHEDQDIIVVDKVSGLLTMGSDKERQKTAYQHLTHYVKKGNPRARNRIFIVHRLDKDTSGVLVFAKTEKAKVFLQTEWQNFSKKYVAAVEGKLAEKEGIIESYLTENSIHRVFSVTNPNKGKYAKTGYKVIRESKYFSLLEIKLFTGRKNQIRVHFAENGNPVAGDKMYGIKGMGVKRLALHAASLTIQHPHTKKEMTFETNIPAFFKQLMK
- a CDS encoding sensor histidine kinase; translated protein: MKNIWYSFMNEENKSIRSFVRNLLFIFIFGFVVLLSVLIITLNKYEEVEKKAYREVAETVLATKLENIQDDVKSVTSDLMMLAESGNLKKFWSDKEGNIEDLKAEFLNLSIHHEVFDQVRLIDEKGMEIIRINYSSARPSIVPKSKLQNKKDRYYFYDSFKLDRNEVFISPLDLNVENGEIEIPLKPMIRFATPVFDSQNVKRGVVVLNYYGQNIINEFVNQRNPLIKDQLMFLNSEGYWFKGQRAESDWGFMYEDKQDLTFENEYGAVWDSIVATGQSQFETKKGMFTFKTIYPIPKKLTPSRNEQQHINDDYHWKIVSFIPFHILNEKSNLRWKQALFILAFLSISWLFIFYRLAKTQYFKIKSQVALKEREIALGELNATKDKLFSIIAHDLMNPFNSIIGFSDLLNEQMKLKDYKRIEEYAEIIHNSSNRAKDLLSNLLEWSQSQIGRIDFNPERYDLKKQIDEIVLLFSNNAQVKSIEVTTQVSSGFTMCAQKEMINTVLRNLISNAIKFTMPHGEIVIAAKQLEDEVLISVIDNGVGIPFDRLAKLFQISENETTLGTANEKGTGLGLMLCKEFIEKHNGRIWAESEIGKGSSFKFSFPLDKE
- a CDS encoding U32 family peptidase gives rise to the protein MTKRKIELLAPGGNVDSIKAAILAGANAIYCGLDKFNARNRAVNIDFDDLQGVLHLAHKHNCEIFLTLNIIILESEFSALVSLLNKLQNTSIDGVIVQDIGLLYVLRKHFPSLNIHASTQMTTHNEGQIKFLSKLSATRVNLSRELNLKEIKALSSAAHQQKMLTEVFVHGSNCISFSGICYMSSVHGGNSGNRGRCSQPCRDRYLTTTAGKEYPLNLKDNSAIYDLRELYDAGADSLKIEGRIKGSDYVYTVVDTWRKQLDTFYRTDKVGEENSILYKVFNRNFSNTLLKGDISKDMFIDNPRDHSIKHLSEVNSYASADDLEKGQLKLYKEKEEIKSSVEDKINSVSAIKASLQINLSGEPAAPLKVVVKTPDSEFEVFSKCNLLDKGTEALTKEMVLKRFKAFNDTEYFIEDLNLEEIKGDVYISFKELTALKKRILFILNDSRETLEPIKLPAIKKLTKENEKPNLSVLISSEEEVSFVDETNAQIYFQLPNSFKGKLDAYVDLFTQNEKIIPYFPSVIIGEDYDVAVDFLHCVKPKLIVTNNTGIAYEAYQLGIDWIAGPHLNMANSYSLLSLKEDFNCSGAFISNELNKQQIQNIKRPEDFQLHYSLYHPIVLMTSRQCLFHQVTGCVKNMVDNTCIQSCEKHSSITNLKKDSFLIEKSKGNYHSLYNTNNYLNTAILNDLPNVFSSCMIDLRDVKTETKLNFGKREVISFFEGLLNGSADSEKDVKKAIHPSVNGQYKKGI